A section of the Spirosoma pollinicola genome encodes:
- a CDS encoding alpha/beta hydrolase-fold protein, whose amino-acid sequence MTLKPLAALFMAALLSTTCFSQGQPTEDFKPSSLNQPGQEYPMVNSQGYARFRILAPKADSVRVSLGLGGRGGTILTKGDDGYWTGTTEGPMDEGFHYYNVKIDGGKFNDPGALNYYGSVRWESGIEIPAHDQDFYALKDVPHGNVQQILFPSKSTGTSRRAYVYTPPGYEKDKSKKYPVLYLQHGWGEDETAWSNQGHANLIMDNLIADNKTKPFIIVMTYGMTNEVKWGKIRDFKIEPFQTVLTEELIPYVDANFRTLANRDNRAMAGLSMGGMETKAITLNKPEVFGYYGLLSGGLYNPDDVNGKPKAKLIFISCGSKEKPDGVTKAVADLKGAGYNAVSYVSDKTGHEFQTWRRSLHEMAPLLFK is encoded by the coding sequence ATGACACTCAAACCACTCGCGGCCCTGTTCATGGCCGCTCTACTCAGCACAACCTGTTTCTCGCAGGGACAACCTACGGAGGATTTTAAACCCTCTTCGCTAAATCAACCAGGTCAGGAATACCCGATGGTGAACTCGCAGGGCTACGCCCGATTCCGAATACTGGCTCCCAAAGCCGATAGTGTCCGGGTAAGCCTTGGACTCGGCGGTCGGGGCGGTACCATCCTCACCAAAGGAGACGATGGCTATTGGACCGGTACAACGGAAGGCCCTATGGATGAAGGCTTTCACTATTATAATGTAAAGATCGACGGCGGGAAGTTCAACGATCCCGGTGCGCTGAATTACTACGGTTCCGTTCGGTGGGAGAGTGGCATTGAAATACCGGCTCATGACCAGGATTTCTACGCCCTGAAAGACGTACCCCATGGTAATGTGCAACAGATTCTGTTCCCTTCGAAAAGTACCGGTACATCGCGCCGGGCATATGTGTACACGCCCCCGGGTTACGAGAAAGACAAATCGAAAAAGTACCCGGTGCTGTACCTGCAACACGGCTGGGGCGAAGATGAAACGGCCTGGAGCAATCAGGGACACGCCAACCTGATCATGGATAACCTTATTGCCGACAATAAGACAAAGCCATTCATCATTGTGATGACCTACGGCATGACCAACGAAGTGAAATGGGGGAAAATACGGGATTTTAAAATCGAACCTTTCCAGACCGTACTGACTGAAGAATTGATTCCCTATGTAGATGCCAATTTTCGCACCCTCGCCAATCGGGACAACCGGGCAATGGCGGGGCTGTCGATGGGGGGTATGGAAACCAAAGCGATTACCCTCAATAAGCCGGAGGTTTTCGGATATTACGGTCTGCTGAGCGGTGGCCTTTACAATCCGGACGATGTCAACGGCAAGCCAAAAGCAAAGCTTATTTTCATTAGTTGCGGCAGTAAAGAAAAACCCGATGGCGTAACGAAGGCAGTGGCCGATCTGAAAGGGGCTGGATATAATGCGGTGTCTTATGTATCCGATAAAACGGGTCACGAATTTCAGACCTGGCGTCGCAGCTTGCACGAGATGGCTCCACTACTGTTTAAATAG
- a CDS encoding alpha/beta hydrolase-fold protein: MNIHKRAAFLGLGLSLLLGSAVFSQSIEKEAPKGFDLVRSGIATGKLDSISYPSKTVGTSRKALVYTPPGFNKKTKYPVLYLLHGIGGDEKEWLKGGNPQVILDNLYAENKLQPMIVVMPNGRAMKDDRAVGNIFDKDKVEAFATFEKDLLTDLIPFIEKKYPTLTDREHRAIAGLSMGGGQSLNFGLGNLDKFAWVGGFSSAPNTKRPEELVPNPDAAKKQLKLLWISCGDADGLISFSKRTHDYLYQNGVPHVYYVEPGGHDFKVWKNGLYMFSQFLFKPVDVASLTKYSVLGTPASTNIRNGKYPQILPDNRVVFRVKAPDAQKVQVDLGKKYDMVKDTSGFWTATTDSISRGFHYYSLLIDGVATADPASESFYGMSRMASGIEIPDKDGGYYAMKDVPHGDIRIKRYLSKAMNSWREMYVYTPPGYDKSTDKYPVLYLLHGGGEDQRGWATQGKTDMILDNLIAEGKAKPMVIAMLDGNVGMTGGMAGFNENVLKAFENELKLGAIPFVESNFRVEPDAKNRALAGLSLGGLQTLYAGIKNTGMFSSLGVFSSGWFANNPTLTDPQYEFMKTNATTINGNLQHLWISMGGKEDIAYQNCQIMMKKFDEMGIKYSYSEYAGGHSWPVWRHDIMQFSQVLFK; the protein is encoded by the coding sequence ATGAACATACATAAAAGGGCTGCATTCCTGGGCTTGGGCCTTAGTCTACTGCTTGGCTCTGCGGTCTTTTCGCAGTCTATTGAAAAAGAAGCCCCAAAAGGCTTCGATCTGGTACGTTCGGGCATTGCCACGGGTAAACTCGATTCGATTAGCTATCCATCGAAGACCGTGGGTACGTCCCGTAAAGCGTTGGTGTACACCCCGCCGGGTTTCAACAAAAAGACGAAATACCCGGTGCTGTATTTGCTTCACGGCATTGGGGGTGATGAAAAAGAATGGCTCAAAGGCGGCAACCCGCAAGTGATTCTGGACAATCTATATGCCGAAAACAAGCTGCAACCCATGATCGTGGTTATGCCCAATGGCCGCGCCATGAAAGACGACCGGGCGGTGGGCAACATTTTCGATAAAGACAAAGTGGAAGCCTTCGCCACCTTCGAGAAAGACCTGCTTACCGACCTGATTCCCTTCATCGAAAAGAAGTATCCAACCCTGACTGACCGCGAGCATCGCGCCATTGCCGGGCTGTCGATGGGTGGCGGGCAGTCACTGAATTTCGGACTGGGTAACCTGGACAAGTTCGCCTGGGTGGGTGGCTTTTCATCGGCCCCCAATACCAAACGGCCCGAAGAGTTGGTGCCGAATCCTGATGCCGCCAAAAAGCAATTGAAACTGCTCTGGATTTCGTGCGGAGACGCCGATGGCCTGATCTCGTTCAGCAAACGTACCCACGATTATCTGTATCAGAACGGCGTACCCCACGTGTATTATGTGGAGCCGGGAGGGCATGATTTCAAGGTCTGGAAAAACGGCCTGTACATGTTCTCGCAGTTTTTGTTCAAGCCGGTCGATGTGGCGTCGTTGACCAAATATAGCGTGCTGGGCACACCTGCGAGTACCAATATCCGCAATGGCAAATACCCGCAGATTTTGCCCGACAACCGCGTCGTTTTCCGCGTGAAAGCGCCCGATGCGCAGAAAGTGCAGGTGGATTTGGGAAAGAAATACGACATGGTGAAAGACACCAGCGGCTTCTGGACCGCCACCACCGATTCCATCAGCCGGGGGTTTCATTATTACTCGTTATTAATTGACGGCGTAGCTACCGCCGACCCAGCCAGCGAATCGTTCTACGGCATGAGCCGCATGGCTAGCGGCATCGAGATTCCCGACAAAGACGGTGGTTATTATGCCATGAAGGACGTACCCCACGGCGACATTCGCATCAAACGTTACCTCTCGAAAGCGATGAATAGCTGGCGCGAAATGTACGTCTACACGCCACCCGGCTACGACAAATCGACGGACAAGTACCCGGTACTCTATCTGTTGCACGGCGGGGGCGAAGATCAGCGCGGCTGGGCTACGCAGGGAAAAACGGATATGATTCTGGATAACCTGATCGCCGAGGGCAAAGCCAAGCCGATGGTAATTGCTATGCTGGATGGCAACGTAGGCATGACGGGTGGTATGGCCGGTTTCAACGAAAATGTACTGAAAGCGTTTGAGAATGAATTGAAACTAGGCGCAATTCCCTTTGTGGAAAGCAATTTTCGGGTAGAGCCCGATGCGAAGAATCGGGCTCTGGCCGGTTTGTCTTTGGGTGGGTTGCAGACCTTGTATGCGGGCATCAAAAATACCGGCATGTTCTCAAGTCTGGGTGTGTTCAGCTCGGGCTGGTTCGCCAACAATCCAACGCTGACCGATCCGCAGTATGAATTTATGAAAACCAATGCAACCACCATTAACGGCAACCTTCAACACCTGTGGATTTCGATGGGCGGTAAGGAAGATATTGCCTATCAGAACTGCCAGATTATGATGAAGAAGTTCGATGAGATGGGCATCAAGTACAGCTACAGCGAATACGCTGGCGGGCATTCGTGGCCGGTTTGGCGGCACGATATCATGCAGTTTTCGCAGGTATTGTTCAAGTAA
- a CDS encoding endo-1,4-beta-xylanase — translation MHKLPAYALIVLTVAFVAPEKGLKDYYKNYFPIGVAVNPRMVQPGPDAELIKAQFNSMTPENAMKMGPIHPEENRYNWKDADAIAAFAQQNNIKLRGHTLCWHNQTPTWFFTDSTGKNVSREVLLARLKRHITDVMDRYQGKVYAWDVVNEAVPDTGNGIYRKSKFYEIIGEDYIEKAFQYAHEADPSVQLFYNDYNTENPSKRERIYQLVKKLIYKGVPIDGVGLQAHWSIYEPTAQELEESINKFASLGLKIQFTEVDVSVYPKEHERRAHRDTDKSEFTPEMNDKQAAHYKMLFEVFRKHRDKITGVTFWNLSDKYSWLDNFPVPGRKDYPLLFDQNGKPKKAYENVVNF, via the coding sequence ATGCATAAACTTCCCGCATACGCCCTGATTGTTCTGACAGTCGCTTTTGTGGCACCCGAAAAAGGGCTGAAAGACTATTACAAAAACTACTTTCCCATTGGCGTGGCCGTCAATCCGCGCATGGTGCAGCCCGGTCCGGATGCTGAACTGATCAAAGCCCAGTTCAACAGTATGACGCCCGAAAATGCCATGAAAATGGGGCCAATTCACCCCGAGGAGAACCGTTACAACTGGAAAGATGCCGACGCCATCGCTGCGTTCGCCCAGCAAAATAATATTAAACTTCGGGGTCATACGCTCTGCTGGCATAATCAAACACCCACGTGGTTCTTCACCGACTCAACGGGTAAAAACGTGAGTCGGGAGGTGCTGCTGGCCCGCCTGAAACGTCACATCACCGATGTAATGGATCGGTATCAAGGGAAAGTTTACGCCTGGGATGTCGTAAATGAAGCGGTTCCCGATACCGGTAACGGTATCTACCGGAAATCGAAATTTTACGAGATCATTGGCGAAGATTATATCGAGAAGGCGTTTCAATATGCCCACGAAGCCGACCCCTCCGTGCAGTTGTTCTACAATGATTACAATACCGAAAATCCATCGAAGCGGGAACGGATTTATCAGCTGGTGAAGAAACTGATCTATAAGGGAGTACCCATTGATGGTGTGGGTTTACAGGCGCACTGGTCAATCTACGAACCGACCGCGCAGGAGCTTGAAGAATCCATCAACAAATTTGCCAGCCTGGGCCTTAAGATCCAGTTTACGGAAGTAGATGTTTCGGTATACCCCAAAGAACACGAGCGCCGGGCTCATCGGGATACCGATAAAAGCGAGTTCACACCAGAAATGAATGATAAGCAGGCCGCCCATTACAAAATGCTGTTCGAGGTGTTTCGGAAGCACCGCGACAAGATCACCGGCGTTACATTCTGGAACCTCAGCGACAAATATTCCTGGCTCGATAACTTTCCCGTTCCCGGTCGGAAAGACTACCCCTTACTATTCGATCAGAACGGCAAGCCAAAGAAAGCGTACGAAAACGTCGTGAATTTCTGA
- a CDS encoding TolC family protein: MERPSRINSPRNRSNTIIIKPLHQILAQGSIACLLFLSSCQLPNTVIKSSTRPVPVTFRGQSDSAGIAGQNWRTFFADPQLTQLIDTALAGNLDLRVATQRIEMARASFNYSQGFLAPQVNAVASAGVDRYGRYTMTGVGNYDTNLSDNVQGNQLTPTPTPDYFLGARSTWEVDIWGKLRNRKKAAYIRLLASEKGRHAVITGLVAEIARHYYALLALDGELEILQKNIDYQQNALTLVRIQKEAGRVTELAVQQFSAQLLNTRSRQGQVQQQIVENENQLNRLLGRYPQPIARGNSLQARELPGQALTGIPAQMLIRRPDIRQAELDLQAANIDIDVARAEFLPSLNLTAYVGLNAFRTAVLFNPMSIAAGLLGSLSAPILNRRFVKANYQQSVAQSRESLFRYQQTILTGFSEVSTQLKGVENYRTVAELQAQEVAVLEQAVSTSNDLFRSGYASYLEVITAQRSVLEAELALITTKQSQFLALTDLYRALGGGWE, encoded by the coding sequence ATGGAACGGCCATCCCGAATTAATTCACCGCGCAACCGGAGCAATACAATTATAATCAAGCCCTTACACCAGATACTAGCCCAGGGCAGTATTGCCTGTCTGCTGTTTCTGAGCAGTTGTCAATTACCCAATACGGTAATAAAATCGTCAACCCGGCCCGTACCTGTTACCTTCAGGGGTCAATCGGATTCGGCGGGTATTGCCGGTCAGAACTGGCGGACGTTCTTTGCCGATCCTCAACTGACGCAACTCATCGACACCGCTCTGGCGGGTAATCTGGATTTACGGGTTGCGACACAACGGATCGAAATGGCGCGGGCTTCCTTCAATTACAGCCAGGGATTTCTGGCTCCCCAGGTTAACGCGGTGGCATCGGCGGGAGTCGATCGGTACGGACGTTACACGATGACAGGTGTTGGAAATTACGACACGAACTTATCCGACAATGTTCAGGGAAATCAGCTTACCCCCACCCCCACCCCCGACTATTTTCTGGGTGCCCGCAGCACATGGGAAGTCGATATTTGGGGGAAGCTCCGCAACCGAAAAAAAGCAGCTTATATACGGCTTCTGGCTTCCGAAAAAGGGCGTCACGCGGTCATAACGGGCCTGGTGGCTGAAATTGCGCGGCATTATTACGCCCTGCTGGCGTTGGATGGCGAGCTGGAAATTCTCCAAAAAAATATTGACTATCAACAGAACGCGCTGACTCTGGTCCGCATACAAAAAGAAGCGGGCCGGGTAACGGAACTGGCCGTTCAGCAATTCTCTGCCCAGCTTCTCAATACCCGAAGTCGGCAGGGACAGGTTCAGCAGCAGATTGTCGAGAACGAGAATCAGTTGAACCGATTACTGGGACGCTATCCGCAACCCATTGCCCGTGGCAATTCCCTTCAGGCTCGTGAACTTCCCGGTCAGGCGTTAACGGGTATCCCGGCACAGATGCTGATTCGCCGACCCGACATTAGACAAGCGGAACTCGATCTTCAGGCCGCCAATATTGACATCGACGTGGCCCGTGCGGAATTTCTGCCCAGCCTGAACCTGACGGCTTACGTAGGCTTGAACGCGTTCCGAACGGCGGTACTCTTCAATCCGATGTCCATTGCTGCGGGTTTGCTGGGCAGTTTATCGGCACCAATCCTGAACCGACGCTTTGTCAAAGCCAACTACCAGCAATCGGTGGCGCAGAGTCGGGAATCGCTGTTTCGCTATCAACAAACCATTCTAACGGGTTTCAGCGAGGTTTCGACCCAACTGAAGGGCGTTGAGAATTACCGGACAGTAGCCGAACTCCAGGCACAGGAAGTAGCCGTTCTGGAGCAGGCCGTCTCGACATCAAACGACTTGTTTCGGAGTGGGTACGCGTCGTATCTGGAAGTAATTACCGCCCAACGGAGCGTGCTGGAAGCGGAACTAGCCCTTATTACAACCAAGCAGTCTCAATTTCTGGCCCTGACGGATCTGTACCGGGCGTTGGGTGGCGGCTGGGAGTAG
- a CDS encoding sialate O-acetylesterase, with the protein MKLNMISAGRLCLISLLLIRTVAAQAQLRLPRLISDGMVLQRDKPLKVWGWATPGERITVRFKNKTVKTVTGAAGQWQLTLPSMPPGGPFTMEIAGNSKLELTNILIGDVWFCSGQSNMVHQLNIHDVTYAREIKEANYPQIRQFWIPTLTNLQAPQSDLPAGQWKAAVGEDVRPFSAVGYFFAKKLYEKYHVPIGIINASVGGTPIEAWTSEEGLKDFSDLKATIDKNKDTTYINSISRRQPATVNRPAPPVDLGVTGSTKWYDLSYAPKGWRPINVPGYWEDQGIKELNGVVWYRREIDIPASMTGKPARVFLGRIVDADELYINGKSVGKTTYMYPQRRYPVPADVLKAGKNILVVRVTNNAGKGGFVPGKPYCIFAGADTVDLKGTWQYKVGTAYRPIAGGNPAGGNPAGGSPAGGFNAQNQPAALYNAMVAPEINYAITGFCWYQGESNAGKPQEYTTLLPALIRDWRRLWKQGELPFLYVQLPGFMEYNYQPAESSWAILREAQLKALSVPNTAMAVAIDLGEWNDIHPYNKKDVGERLALAALKTAYHENLVYSGPTYQSARIDGNKIVVSFTNVGSGLIASDGDDLGEFAIAGPDKKFVWAKAKIDGNRLIVWSDEVANPHYVRYAWADNPVNPNLSNKEGLPASPFRTDQ; encoded by the coding sequence ATGAAACTCAATATGATATCCGCAGGCAGGCTGTGCCTCATTAGTTTACTTCTGATAAGAACGGTAGCAGCACAGGCGCAGCTTCGTTTGCCCAGATTAATCAGTGATGGCATGGTACTGCAGCGGGATAAACCCCTGAAGGTATGGGGATGGGCAACACCCGGTGAGCGAATTACTGTACGTTTCAAAAATAAGACCGTCAAAACGGTAACCGGGGCAGCCGGGCAATGGCAGCTTACGTTACCGTCCATGCCGCCGGGAGGCCCGTTTACGATGGAAATCGCCGGAAACTCAAAACTCGAACTGACCAATATCCTGATTGGCGATGTCTGGTTTTGTAGTGGGCAAAGTAACATGGTCCACCAGTTGAACATCCATGACGTAACCTATGCCCGGGAAATTAAGGAGGCCAATTACCCACAAATACGACAGTTCTGGATTCCAACCCTGACGAATCTGCAGGCACCCCAAAGTGACCTTCCGGCTGGTCAGTGGAAAGCCGCCGTCGGGGAGGACGTCAGACCGTTTTCGGCAGTGGGGTATTTCTTCGCTAAAAAACTGTATGAAAAGTACCATGTACCAATCGGTATTATCAACGCGAGTGTAGGGGGTACACCCATCGAAGCCTGGACGAGCGAAGAAGGGTTAAAGGATTTTTCGGACCTGAAAGCAACCATTGACAAGAACAAAGACACGACCTACATCAACAGCATTAGCCGAAGACAACCTGCAACGGTCAACAGACCAGCGCCACCCGTCGATTTAGGGGTGACCGGTTCGACAAAATGGTATGATTTATCGTATGCACCGAAAGGCTGGCGGCCAATTAACGTTCCGGGCTATTGGGAGGATCAGGGTATTAAAGAGCTGAATGGCGTGGTGTGGTACCGACGGGAAATCGACATACCGGCTTCGATGACAGGTAAACCCGCCAGAGTCTTTCTGGGTCGAATCGTTGACGCCGATGAACTTTACATCAACGGCAAGTCGGTTGGCAAAACCACGTACATGTATCCCCAGCGTCGGTATCCGGTTCCGGCCGATGTTCTGAAAGCGGGCAAAAACATACTTGTGGTGCGGGTAACCAACAACGCTGGTAAAGGCGGCTTTGTACCCGGCAAACCGTACTGTATTTTCGCTGGTGCCGACACGGTTGATCTAAAGGGAACCTGGCAGTATAAGGTGGGTACGGCTTACCGGCCAATCGCCGGGGGCAATCCAGCCGGGGGCAATCCAGCCGGGGGCAGTCCAGCCGGGGGATTCAATGCCCAGAATCAGCCAGCAGCCTTATACAATGCGATGGTAGCCCCGGAAATAAATTACGCCATCACCGGTTTTTGCTGGTATCAGGGTGAGAGCAATGCGGGTAAGCCGCAGGAATATACAACCCTGCTGCCCGCCTTGATTCGTGATTGGCGACGTCTCTGGAAGCAGGGTGAACTCCCATTTCTGTATGTGCAGCTTCCCGGCTTTATGGAGTATAACTATCAACCAGCCGAGAGTAGCTGGGCCATTTTGAGGGAAGCACAGCTTAAGGCTCTATCGGTACCCAACACGGCAATGGCGGTGGCCATTGACCTGGGTGAATGGAATGATATTCATCCCTACAATAAGAAAGACGTGGGCGAACGACTGGCTCTGGCTGCGCTGAAAACAGCCTATCACGAAAACCTGGTTTATTCTGGCCCCACCTATCAGTCAGCCAGAATTGACGGTAACAAAATAGTGGTCAGTTTCACCAATGTCGGCAGTGGGTTGATTGCCAGCGACGGTGACGACCTCGGTGAATTTGCCATTGCAGGCCCTGACAAGAAATTCGTTTGGGCGAAAGCGAAAATTGATGGTAACCGCCTGATTGTGTGGAGTGACGAGGTCGCCAATCCCCACTATGTGCGTTATGCCTGGGCTGATAATCCCGTCAACCCCAATCTATCTAACAAAGAGGGGCTACCCGCATCTCCTTTCCGAACGGATCAATAA
- a CDS encoding glycoside hydrolase family 43 protein, translating into MQRVFTILTLVALTSFSLTALGQTSAGKTPVSQPLVSHMYTADPSAHVFNGKIYIYPSHDIDAKDVKEDDEGGHFAMRDYHVLSMDKIGGPVKDNGVALDIKDIPWAGRQLWAPDATVKNGIYYLYFPVKDKEDIFRIGVATSKSPTGPFKAEPEPIKGSYSIDPTVFQDSDGKAYLYFGGIWGGQLQRWDNNKYNPKGALKQKDEVAYLPRIARLSADMKSFAEPVRDVQILDKNGKPFLEKDNDKRFFEAAWLHKYKGKYYFSYSTGDTHNLCYAIGDNPYGPFTYQGVVLKPVLGWTNHHSIVQVGSKWYLFYHDTQLSGKTHLRNVKVAELTYNPDGTIRPVEAYN; encoded by the coding sequence ATGCAACGCGTATTTACAATTCTTACCCTGGTTGCTCTAACCAGTTTCTCACTGACCGCCCTCGGCCAAACCAGCGCGGGTAAAACTCCGGTTTCCCAGCCCCTGGTATCGCACATGTATACGGCTGACCCCTCTGCCCATGTCTTTAACGGCAAAATTTACATCTACCCCTCGCATGACATTGATGCCAAAGATGTTAAAGAGGATGATGAGGGAGGCCACTTTGCCATGCGCGACTACCACGTTCTGTCGATGGATAAGATCGGTGGCCCTGTAAAAGACAACGGTGTCGCGCTTGATATTAAAGACATCCCCTGGGCTGGCCGGCAGTTATGGGCGCCCGATGCTACGGTCAAAAACGGTATATATTACCTCTATTTTCCGGTCAAAGACAAAGAGGATATTTTCCGCATCGGTGTCGCAACCAGCAAAAGTCCAACGGGCCCATTTAAAGCCGAACCGGAGCCAATTAAAGGTAGCTACAGTATTGACCCCACCGTCTTTCAGGATAGTGATGGCAAAGCGTATCTCTACTTTGGGGGTATTTGGGGTGGTCAGTTGCAACGGTGGGATAACAACAAGTACAATCCGAAAGGGGCATTAAAGCAAAAAGACGAAGTCGCTTACCTGCCCCGCATTGCGCGATTAAGTGCCGATATGAAATCCTTCGCTGAGCCGGTTCGGGACGTGCAGATTTTGGATAAAAACGGGAAACCATTTCTGGAAAAGGACAACGATAAGCGCTTTTTTGAAGCGGCCTGGCTGCATAAATACAAGGGGAAGTACTACTTCTCGTATTCTACCGGCGATACGCATAATCTTTGCTACGCGATCGGCGATAATCCCTACGGGCCTTTTACGTACCAGGGCGTCGTGCTGAAACCCGTACTCGGCTGGACCAATCACCATTCCATTGTCCAGGTGGGCTCAAAGTGGTATTTGTTCTATCATGACACACAACTTTCCGGAAAGACCCACCTCCGGAATGTGAAAGTAGCGGAGTTGACCTATAATCCAGATGGTACGATTCGGCCGGTCGAAGCCTACAACTAA
- a CDS encoding endo-1,4-beta-xylanase, whose product MLLKKYALAISSVVLVLANLTLLNTTFAQQIPSLKDTFKKDFGIGTALNNAQIDERDPQMTAFIARQFNMATPENIMKSALIHPGWDTYDFTMGDKLIDFGRKHNIKINGHTLIWHSQLPPFIRGIKSQDSIRTFFADHIKTVAGHYSGKVYSWDVVNEALNEDGTMRKSVFLQYLGEDFVTEAFRLAQQASPKTELYYNDYNNEQPKKRAGCIELVKKIKAAGVRIDGVGIQGHWHVGKIPLQDIEESIIQYAALGVKVMFTELDIEVLPRNFQGADVGQRMVANEQSNPYPTALPDSVQQQLAADYEALFKLFLKHKDKVTRVTFWGVNDANSWLNNWPIRGRTSYPLLFDRNNQPKPAFEKVIALKK is encoded by the coding sequence ATGCTCCTGAAAAAATACGCCTTAGCCATCAGTTCGGTCGTACTGGTATTGGCCAACCTGACGCTGCTAAATACCACGTTCGCCCAGCAAATCCCATCGCTAAAAGACACATTTAAAAAAGATTTTGGTATCGGTACCGCCCTAAATAACGCCCAGATCGACGAGCGCGACCCGCAGATGACGGCCTTCATTGCGCGTCAGTTCAACATGGCCACGCCGGAGAATATCATGAAGTCGGCGCTGATTCATCCCGGGTGGGACACCTACGATTTTACGATGGGCGACAAGCTGATCGACTTCGGCAGGAAGCACAATATCAAAATCAACGGGCATACCCTGATCTGGCACAGTCAGTTACCTCCGTTCATTCGCGGCATCAAGAGTCAGGATTCGATTCGCACGTTTTTTGCCGACCACATCAAAACGGTGGCGGGGCATTATAGTGGCAAGGTGTATTCGTGGGATGTAGTGAACGAAGCGCTCAACGAAGACGGCACCATGCGGAAATCGGTATTTTTGCAATACCTCGGCGAGGATTTTGTGACAGAAGCCTTCCGTCTGGCGCAGCAGGCGTCGCCCAAAACGGAGCTGTATTACAATGACTACAACAACGAACAGCCCAAAAAACGGGCGGGCTGTATTGAACTCGTAAAAAAGATCAAAGCTGCCGGGGTACGTATCGACGGTGTCGGCATTCAGGGACATTGGCACGTGGGCAAAATACCGCTGCAGGACATTGAAGAAAGCATCATCCAGTATGCCGCTTTGGGGGTGAAAGTCATGTTCACGGAACTGGACATTGAGGTGCTACCCCGCAATTTTCAGGGGGCCGATGTGGGGCAGCGCATGGTCGCCAATGAACAATCGAATCCGTATCCTACCGCCCTGCCAGACTCCGTTCAGCAACAACTGGCCGCTGATTACGAAGCCCTGTTCAAGTTGTTTCTCAAGCACAAAGACAAGGTTACCCGCGTCACGTTCTGGGGTGTGAACGATGCCAACAGCTGGCTAAACAACTGGCCCATTCGCGGGCGGACCAGTTACCCGTTATTATTTGACCGAAACAACCAGCCGAAGCCCGCTTTTGAGAAGGTGATTGCGTTGAAGAAATAA